The Brevibacillus choshinensis genome includes the window GTTGGCAGTATGTGAGAGCGTCGGCGTCCAAATCGAGCAGGATGGCATGTTGGTTGTGCGAAGGGATATATCTAATCAGGGGAAAAGCATTATTCGCTTGAACGGACAGTTGGTTACCCTGGCCATGCTGCGTGAACTGGGACCTTGGTTAGTGACGGTACATGGACAGCACGATACCCATATGCTGATGCAGTCGGACAAGCATATCAACTGGCTGGATGCATACGGGGAATCAGCGCTCGGCGGAGCCAAGGCAGAGTACACGAATCTATATACGGCTTTTCGTAAAACCAAGCAGGATTTAGAACGAATGGCGCGCAATGAGCGAGAGCTGGTGCAGCGAATCGATCTATTACAATATCAGTTAAATGAGATTGAATCGGCGGGTCTAGCTCCGGGTGAAGACGAAAAGCTGCAGCAGCAACGCAAAAAGTGGATGAACATTGAGAAGGTTTATTCATCGATCCAGGATGCATATCGTTCGTTGTACGGTGATCAGAAAGGCATGGACTGGCTGGGTCACGCCATGGGCGAACTGGAGCGTGTGGCTGGCTACGAGGAACAGCTGACGCCTATTTTAGAAACGGTGCAAAGCGCGTACTACCAGATCGAGGATGTCGTTCATCAGCTGCGGCAGCTATCGTATCAGATGGATTTTGAACCAACTCAGCTGACGGAGGTCGAGAGCCGTCTGGATCAAATCCAGTCTCTGAAGCGCAAATATGGGAAAAGCGTAGACGATATCCTTGAATATGCAGCGACCATTCAGGATGAACTGGATGACATGCATCATTACGAGGACCGTTTGCAGCAGGTTCAGGAGCGTTTGACAGAGCTCGCGGCTGATTTGGCAGTGGAAGCACTCGAACTGTCTGTGATCCGTCAGGAATGTGCGCAAAAGCTAGCGGTGGAAATTGAACAGCAGCTAAAAGAACTACATATGGAGCGGGCTCGTTTTGCTATAGATGTGCGACAAACGCCAGATGATGACGGTGTCGAGATCGAAGGCATCAAGCGGCAGGTAGATGCCAACGGGATGGATCAGATCGAGTTTCTCATCTCTCCCAACCCTGGTGAACCACTGCGTCCACTAGCGAAGATCGCGTCCGGCGGTGAGCTCTCCCGTGTGATGCTCGCCATCAAGACGATTCTTGCGGGGACCGATCAAGTCGAGACGTTGATTTTTGACGAAGTGGATACAGGAGTGAGCGGCAGGGCGGCACAAGCCATCGCGGAAAAGCTGGCTCGTGTAGCTGGACAGCGGCAAGTCTTGTGTATCACCCATTTGCCTCAGGTGGCGTCGATGGCTGATGCTCATTTCCTCATCAAAAAAGAAATGAGCGAGCATGAGACGATGACACTGGTAAACAGGCTATCGGATGATGAACGTGTCATCGAGCTTGCTCGCATGCTGAGTGGCGCAGAAGTCACAGCGAAAACAGAAGAACATGCCAGAGAAATGATCCTGCTCGGGCGCGAGAGAAAGACTGTCAACTAACCCAAGTTGACAGTCTTTTTTTCCTGACATAATCCGCTTCCTCGGAGGCAACATTAAAGGTACAGAAGGTGGAGGTGTCACATAGGTGTAGGTAGGGAACGGTAGGAGTGATTGCTGGTGATCCGACAGAACAAAAGAAAATGGATGGGAAGTTTCCTTCTCCTCATCACGGCCCTTGTCGTGAGTTCCACCCCGTTCCGCGGTCTGTCATCCTTTCCCCATGAATTGCGCATGATGGAAGGGTCCCTCGAACAGTTGCGCGTCT containing:
- the recN gene encoding DNA repair protein RecN, with protein sequence MLVELSIRNFAIIKSVTVSFQKGLNILTGETGAGKSIIIDALGLLLGGRASADFVRYGESRAEVEGLFELPAGHPALAVCESVGVQIEQDGMLVVRRDISNQGKSIIRLNGQLVTLAMLRELGPWLVTVHGQHDTHMLMQSDKHINWLDAYGESALGGAKAEYTNLYTAFRKTKQDLERMARNERELVQRIDLLQYQLNEIESAGLAPGEDEKLQQQRKKWMNIEKVYSSIQDAYRSLYGDQKGMDWLGHAMGELERVAGYEEQLTPILETVQSAYYQIEDVVHQLRQLSYQMDFEPTQLTEVESRLDQIQSLKRKYGKSVDDILEYAATIQDELDDMHHYEDRLQQVQERLTELAADLAVEALELSVIRQECAQKLAVEIEQQLKELHMERARFAIDVRQTPDDDGVEIEGIKRQVDANGMDQIEFLISPNPGEPLRPLAKIASGGELSRVMLAIKTILAGTDQVETLIFDEVDTGVSGRAAQAIAEKLARVAGQRQVLCITHLPQVASMADAHFLIKKEMSEHETMTLVNRLSDDERVIELARMLSGAEVTAKTEEHAREMILLGRERKTVN